Proteins found in one Acyrthosiphon pisum isolate AL4f unplaced genomic scaffold, pea_aphid_22Mar2018_4r6ur Scaffold_12680;HRSCAF=13313, whole genome shotgun sequence genomic segment:
- the LOC103311663 gene encoding uncharacterized protein LOC103311663: MPDIKHLRVFGTVVYTHIPKQKRKKWDPKSEKDKLEFTDTPTQIKDDPVKVESTMVDNRSGMVLRDRNTLKAPIRYNVSSFIANCNQPLNRDEAISAPHKNELEDAMHDEITSLHENNTWSLVNLPQGKVAL; encoded by the exons ATGCcagatataaaacatttacgTGTTTTTGGTACTGTcgtatatacacacataccaAAACAAAAACGTAAGAAGTGGGATCCAAAGAGTGAAAAAG ACAAATTAGAGTTCACAGATACACCGACTCAGATCAAAGACGATCCGGTCAAGGTCGAATCGACGATGGTCGACAACAGGAGTGGCATGGTATTGCGGGATCGGAACACATTAAAAGCGCCGATCAGGTACAATGTGTCGTCGTTCATCGCCAATTGCAACCAGCCACTAAATCGTGATGAAGCAATCAGTGCCCcacataaaaatgaattggAGGACGCTATGCACGATGAAATAACGTCGTTACACGAAAACAACACTTGGTCACTAGTTAATTTGCCTCAGGGCAAGGTTGCATTAC